One Phocaeicola dorei genomic region harbors:
- a CDS encoding glycosyl hydrolase family 28 protein, translating into MERMRTLCLTGLLWMMTCILYAQNQLITYTVPGDGVELKDDFTVRVRQSGGGWKEVVTYPVKVDEVRQTKHHVELASMGYFDFSGQVEVSVTYNKGEVKSGRVRPLSYGITPRISGSTMTFTLDRPRNLSIEVNGDIFHNLHLFANPIDENRPKKLKDKNLIYFAPGIHQLPGDTLNVPSGKTVYVAGGAIVRGCIRAVNARDVKILGRGEVHPEGRGAGISIVNSRNIYVEGLITTQCPTGGSDSVTIRNVKAISSYGWGDGMNVFASNNVLFDGVFCRNSDDCTTVYATRMGFHGGCRNVTMQNSTLWADVAHPIFIGLHGDVERNEVMENLTYRNIDILDHREMQVDYQGCLAINAGDNNLVRNVRFENIRIENFRQGQLVNLRIFYNKKYCKAPGRGIENVLFKDITYNGDHAELSHIVGYDKERMVKNIRFENLKINGKVISDDMAGKPAWYKTSDMARFFVGEHVGSIVFTK; encoded by the coding sequence ATGGAAAGAATGAGAACATTATGCTTGACAGGTCTTTTATGGATGATGACCTGTATCCTTTATGCGCAAAACCAGTTGATAACTTACACGGTTCCCGGTGACGGGGTGGAGTTGAAAGACGATTTTACAGTTCGGGTGAGGCAATCGGGCGGTGGATGGAAAGAAGTAGTCACTTATCCGGTGAAAGTAGATGAAGTACGCCAGACGAAGCATCATGTTGAACTGGCCTCAATGGGATATTTTGACTTTTCCGGGCAGGTGGAAGTTTCCGTCACCTATAATAAAGGAGAAGTAAAGAGTGGCAGGGTGCGTCCGTTGTCGTATGGTATCACTCCGAGGATCAGCGGCAGTACGATGACTTTTACACTAGACCGTCCGCGTAACTTGTCCATTGAAGTAAATGGAGACATCTTCCATAATCTTCATCTTTTTGCGAATCCGATAGATGAAAACCGCCCGAAGAAATTGAAAGACAAGAATCTGATTTATTTCGCTCCGGGAATACATCAGTTACCCGGCGATACACTCAATGTTCCTTCGGGAAAGACTGTCTATGTGGCAGGTGGGGCCATTGTGCGTGGATGTATCCGTGCGGTCAATGCCCGTGATGTGAAAATTCTGGGACGGGGTGAGGTGCATCCCGAAGGTCGTGGGGCAGGTATCAGCATTGTTAATTCACGAAATATATATGTGGAAGGTCTCATCACAACCCAATGTCCCACTGGAGGTTCGGACAGTGTGACAATCCGCAATGTAAAGGCCATCAGTTCATACGGGTGGGGGGACGGTATGAATGTGTTTGCCAGCAACAACGTCTTGTTTGACGGAGTATTTTGCCGTAACTCCGATGATTGCACTACCGTGTATGCTACACGTATGGGGTTTCATGGCGGATGCCGTAATGTAACAATGCAGAATTCTACCCTGTGGGCAGATGTGGCGCATCCTATTTTTATCGGGCTGCATGGAGATGTGGAAAGAAATGAAGTGATGGAGAATCTGACTTACCGGAACATTGATATTTTGGATCATCGGGAAATGCAGGTGGATTATCAAGGCTGCCTGGCTATCAATGCAGGTGATAATAATCTGGTCCGGAATGTGCGGTTCGAGAATATCCGTATCGAGAATTTCAGGCAAGGACAATTGGTGAATCTGCGTATATTTTATAACAAGAAGTATTGCAAGGCTCCGGGCAGGGGCATTGAGAATGTGCTTTTTAAAGATATTACCTATAATGGCGATCATGCCGAACTCTCACATATTGTTGGCTATGACAAGGAACGGATGGTGAAGAATATTCGTTTTGAGAATCTGAAGATAAACGGTAAAGTTATATCGGATGATATGGCCGGCAAGCCTGCATGGTATAAAACATCAGACATGGCGCGTTTCTTTGTTGGGGAACACGTGGGCAGTATTGTATTTACAAAATAA
- a CDS encoding FecR family protein, whose protein sequence is MDYIHEIIKRYLKNRYPQNLETKIQQWLCEDKFSEDKNKALFQCWNEIKSDSESYCSQNSWENISIRLGFKTSTVSWKKYGYVAASFLLCAFMATVWFLHNYDTTKTLIVRTSEGGYKTIILSDSSTICLGPSSEIICAENLTDTIRLVQLKGDAWFEVTHISDKPFIVKSTNLVTKVIGTKFNVRDYQEDTCAIAYLLTGSIEVLTPEKTSSCILKPGEFFSYNKLTHQIHISTREQVGLSFKNATLEDIKNTLEQRFKISIKLSGYSSERYTFDFETTTSIQEVMETLCLLDDNLSWEKGNAGQIIIYVKSESR, encoded by the coding sequence ATGGACTACATTCATGAAATCATAAAACGTTATTTAAAAAACAGGTATCCACAAAATCTGGAAACAAAAATCCAACAATGGCTTTGTGAGGACAAATTTTCAGAAGATAAGAATAAAGCCTTGTTTCAGTGTTGGAATGAAATAAAGTCGGATTCTGAAAGCTATTGTTCACAAAATTCGTGGGAGAATATTTCTATCCGTTTAGGTTTTAAGACATCTACTGTTTCTTGGAAAAAGTACGGATATGTTGCTGCTTCCTTCCTGTTGTGTGCTTTTATGGCTACAGTATGGTTCTTGCACAACTATGACACTACAAAAACACTGATTGTAAGAACAAGTGAGGGGGGATATAAAACAATAATCTTATCCGATAGTTCTACTATATGTCTGGGACCATCTTCCGAAATAATTTGCGCAGAAAATTTAACTGATACAATTAGATTAGTCCAGCTGAAGGGTGATGCTTGGTTTGAGGTTACTCATATATCAGATAAACCTTTTATTGTAAAAAGCACGAATCTGGTAACAAAAGTTATAGGAACCAAATTCAATGTGAGAGACTATCAAGAAGATACTTGTGCTATTGCGTACCTACTCACAGGATCAATTGAAGTTCTTACGCCAGAAAAAACGTCAAGCTGTATATTAAAACCCGGTGAGTTTTTTTCTTACAATAAGTTGACACACCAGATACATATCTCTACCCGAGAACAAGTCGGTTTGTCATTCAAAAATGCAACATTGGAAGACATAAAGAATACTTTAGAACAGAGGTTTAAGATCTCAATAAAGTTAAGCGGCTATTCAAGTGAAAGGTATACTTTTGATTTTGAAACGACTACATCAATTCAGGAAGTCATGGAAACATTGTGTTTATTGGATGACAACTTATCATGGGAAAAGGGGAATGCAGGACAGATAATTATTTATGTAAAATCAGAATCACGATGA
- a CDS encoding PD-(D/E)XK nuclease family transposase gives MELQDRYIRFDWAVKRLLRHKANFGVLEGFLTVLIGDDIHIVEILESEGNQQTEEDKFNRVDIKALNSKNEIVIIEIQNTRELYYLERILYGVAKAITEHISLGETYYKVKKIYSISILYFDIGYGTDYLYHGQNIFKGVHTGDFLQVSTREKDAIVPRMPSEIYPEYFLIRVNEFNKVAMTPLEEWIEYLKTGIIRPDTTAPGLGEAREKLKYYSMTPQERHAYDEHLSALMIQNDVLDSAKLEGKIEGRMEGRMEGREEGRAEGREEGIKEGVVRNARRMKEKGLSTEDIMEITGLTLEEVHQL, from the coding sequence ATGGAATTACAAGATAGATATATCCGTTTTGATTGGGCAGTCAAACGCCTGTTGCGTCATAAAGCCAATTTTGGTGTGCTCGAAGGGTTCCTTACGGTGCTGATAGGTGATGATATCCATATAGTGGAGATTCTGGAAAGCGAGGGTAATCAGCAAACGGAGGAAGATAAGTTCAACCGGGTTGATATCAAGGCTCTTAATAGTAAAAATGAGATTGTTATCATCGAGATCCAAAATACCCGTGAACTGTATTATTTGGAGCGTATCCTGTATGGAGTAGCCAAGGCCATTACGGAGCATATCTCATTGGGTGAAACTTATTATAAAGTTAAAAAGATATATTCCATCAGTATCCTTTATTTCGATATCGGTTATGGAACTGATTATCTTTATCATGGGCAGAATATATTTAAAGGGGTGCATACGGGAGATTTCCTGCAGGTCAGTACCCGGGAGAAGGATGCTATTGTGCCTCGTATGCCTTCCGAAATTTATCCTGAGTATTTCCTTATCCGTGTGAATGAGTTTAATAAGGTGGCCATGACTCCCCTTGAGGAATGGATAGAATATTTGAAGACGGGTATTATCCGTCCTGACACGACAGCTCCCGGATTGGGGGAGGCACGTGAAAAATTGAAATATTATTCAATGACCCCTCAGGAACGTCATGCTTACGATGAACATCTCAGCGCTTTAATGATTCAGAATGATGTTCTTGATTCTGCCAAGTTGGAAGGAAAGATAGAAGGGCGTATGGAAGGGCGTATGGAGGGTCGCGAAGAAGGTCGTGCGGAAGGTCGCGAAGAAGGCATTAAGGAAGGTGTCGTTCGCAATGCCCGGAGGATGAAAGAAAAAGGGCTCTCTACAGAGGATATTATGGAAATTACAGGATTGACATTGGAAGAGGTTCATCAGTTGTAA
- a CDS encoding heparinase II/III family protein, which produces MKRIYVCLLIFLCFAFVQAQKIKHPALLYTPERIQQVKQRIVNDLKMAEAWASIKKTADEQLQKKNLSKADYLALAYLMTDEKKYADKLKEILLDVIKEDTWGSEEMLARIPVWRADLGLAHKAYLSAIAYDAVYNDLSSSERKEIAEGLKRLALDPCLGDWVLEPARIHSLNSMGHNWWTSCACMGGILALSLQNELPEAKQGAEVVYEALPQWFDFAGDVLQQKPKSFDADGGMYESLNYANFGIQEALQFRLAWMNTHPGQKPVQIPQLDKLSDFFVHVCYPRTGILYNMNFGDSHKNVTAESTLMLLYAMGIRNDNMLWYMNQVEQGQHRDGYFIDRPMGFLYTPDLSKAPQLPEIKKSQLFADFGWATMRTSWEKDATMLAVKSGHTWNHSHADANSFIIFHKGVDIIKDAGNCWYPNPSYRNYFFQSEAHNVVLFNGKGQSREQQYHGSMLRGYLHYLLDADNVKYVLANGTGPYSDQFSRNFRHFLWIDDVIYMIDDLKTHDVGHFEWLWHPGGEAEKRGIDLNITNGNSSVVVRPLYPRLLAKSDFVHDYPEDLYWEEVEAPTEDLKGTETYYSFHLPAKVDRVKGLTAIILKETPDQKDLPYMERREGKDWIGLRIHYKGKITDLYINQLADGRLMHSNSWIEADGWFTDAYMFAVTYEAGMEPAGSKEHFICYGSALRRGDVSFFSSLAKLFVIQKEENGRMKLWMDGQPKMNAGFRSEKRPKAVVVNGKVTPVVYEKGTVKVSGVVIE; this is translated from the coding sequence ATGAAACGGATATATGTATGTCTATTGATTTTTTTATGCTTTGCTTTTGTACAGGCGCAAAAGATAAAACACCCTGCTTTGCTTTATACTCCGGAGCGCATTCAGCAGGTGAAACAACGGATTGTAAATGATTTAAAGATGGCTGAGGCATGGGCTTCTATAAAGAAGACGGCAGATGAACAGTTACAGAAAAAGAATCTAAGCAAGGCGGATTACCTGGCTTTGGCTTATTTGATGACAGATGAAAAAAAATACGCTGACAAATTGAAAGAGATTTTATTGGATGTCATTAAGGAGGATACGTGGGGCAGTGAAGAAATGCTGGCGCGTATCCCTGTCTGGAGAGCGGATTTGGGACTGGCACATAAGGCTTACCTTTCTGCCATAGCCTATGATGCTGTTTATAATGACCTTTCAAGTTCCGAGAGGAAAGAAATAGCGGAAGGATTGAAACGGTTGGCCCTTGACCCGTGTCTGGGGGACTGGGTGCTGGAGCCGGCACGTATTCATTCGTTGAATTCGATGGGACATAACTGGTGGACTTCTTGTGCCTGCATGGGCGGCATACTGGCCTTGAGTTTACAAAACGAATTGCCGGAGGCAAAGCAAGGAGCGGAGGTGGTATATGAGGCTCTTCCCCAATGGTTTGACTTTGCCGGAGATGTCTTGCAGCAGAAGCCGAAAAGCTTTGATGCCGATGGAGGGATGTATGAAAGTCTCAATTATGCCAATTTCGGGATTCAGGAAGCATTACAGTTTCGTTTGGCATGGATGAACACCCATCCCGGACAAAAGCCGGTTCAAATTCCGCAACTGGATAAATTGTCCGATTTCTTTGTGCATGTCTGCTATCCGCGTACAGGTATACTATATAATATGAATTTTGGTGACAGCCATAAGAATGTGACTGCCGAAAGTACCTTGATGCTGCTCTATGCGATGGGAATCAGGAATGATAATATGCTTTGGTATATGAATCAGGTGGAACAGGGGCAACACCGTGACGGTTATTTTATCGACCGTCCGATGGGATTTCTCTATACGCCCGATCTAAGCAAAGCGCCGCAGTTGCCTGAAATAAAGAAATCACAACTTTTTGCAGATTTTGGGTGGGCTACGATGCGTACTTCCTGGGAGAAGGATGCTACCATGCTGGCCGTTAAATCGGGGCATACATGGAATCATTCTCATGCGGACGCCAACTCGTTCATCATCTTTCATAAAGGAGTGGATATTATAAAAGATGCGGGAAACTGCTGGTATCCTAATCCCAGTTACCGTAATTATTTTTTTCAAAGCGAGGCACACAATGTCGTGCTTTTCAATGGCAAAGGACAGTCGCGTGAACAACAATATCATGGTTCAATGCTGAGAGGGTATTTACATTATTTGCTCGATGCGGATAATGTAAAATATGTATTGGCCAATGGAACCGGCCCGTATTCAGACCAGTTTAGTCGTAATTTCCGTCATTTCCTGTGGATAGATGATGTGATTTATATGATTGATGATTTGAAAACTCATGATGTGGGACATTTTGAATGGCTTTGGCATCCGGGAGGAGAGGCGGAAAAACGTGGAATTGATCTGAATATAACAAATGGGAATTCTTCAGTTGTTGTCCGTCCGCTATATCCCCGTTTGTTGGCGAAATCCGATTTTGTACATGATTACCCCGAAGATTTATATTGGGAAGAAGTAGAAGCTCCAACGGAGGATTTAAAAGGAACAGAAACGTATTATTCATTTCATTTGCCGGCAAAAGTGGATCGGGTGAAAGGGCTGACCGCCATCATCTTGAAAGAAACGCCGGACCAGAAAGATCTTCCTTATATGGAAAGACGGGAAGGCAAAGATTGGATAGGACTTCGTATTCATTATAAGGGAAAAATAACAGATCTCTATATCAATCAATTGGCCGACGGGCGATTGATGCATAGCAATTCATGGATTGAAGCGGACGGATGGTTTACGGACGCTTATATGTTTGCAGTCACTTATGAGGCTGGTATGGAACCAGCCGGTTCAAAAGAGCACTTTATTTGTTATGGAAGCGCTTTAAGACGAGGAGATGTTTCTTTCTTTTCTTCTTTGGCTAAGCTTTTTGTGATTCAAAAGGAGGAAAACGGGCGGATGAAATTGTGGATGGATGGTCAACCGAAGATGAATGCTGGATTCAGAAGCGAGAAACGTCCGAAAGCGGTTGTCGTGAATGGAAAGGTAACTCCTGTAGTTTATGAGAAGGGCACGGTAAAAGTATCAGGCGTGGTTATTGAATGA
- a CDS encoding glycosyl hydrolase family 28 protein, protein MQNMKNLLTFCLMVCCVAVQAQLVTYPEGLQTGMPHNDDYTVRVRVPGGDWKDLFEYNVQVDMDRVQDASMVQFDMGSPVEVMVKKNNGMIHEVDIRPQARKVQYVQNKNVITFTLDKPQYLSVEFNGDRLHNLHLFANPMETETYSKEEKGVMYFGPGVHRPKDLPNNQIRIPGNTTVYLAPGAVVKAKLLLDKVENVRIIGRGILDHPVRGIEITDSKNIVIDGITVVNPDHYTVFGGGAEGVTIKNLKSFSCKGWSDGIDMMCCHDVLIDNVFMRNSDDCIALYNHRWNWWGGSDNITVQNSILWADIAHPINVGGHGDPNSPTGEIIENLVFRNIDILEHDEDDVPYQGCMAIDAGDRNRVKNILFEDIRVESIQEGRLFHINVRFNGKYDKQPGQSIDGVIFRNITYNGVGENPSLIKGLDKDRMVRDVTFENVVVNGKKMKDLSGFITNEYIERIEVK, encoded by the coding sequence ATGCAAAATATGAAGAATTTATTGACCTTTTGTCTTATGGTATGCTGTGTGGCCGTACAGGCTCAATTAGTGACTTATCCCGAAGGACTGCAGACCGGTATGCCTCATAATGATGACTATACGGTTCGTGTCCGTGTGCCGGGGGGCGACTGGAAAGATCTGTTTGAGTATAATGTGCAGGTAGATATGGATAGGGTACAGGATGCTTCGATGGTACAGTTTGATATGGGCAGTCCTGTAGAAGTGATGGTGAAAAAAAATAATGGGATGATTCATGAGGTCGATATCCGTCCGCAGGCCAGGAAAGTGCAGTATGTGCAGAATAAGAATGTAATTACGTTTACGCTGGACAAACCTCAGTATCTGTCTGTGGAGTTTAATGGCGACCGCCTGCATAATCTCCATCTTTTTGCCAATCCGATGGAAACGGAGACTTACTCGAAAGAAGAGAAAGGAGTGATGTATTTCGGGCCGGGAGTGCATCGTCCCAAAGATCTGCCGAACAATCAGATAAGAATACCAGGCAATACGACGGTTTATCTGGCACCGGGAGCTGTTGTGAAAGCGAAGTTGCTGCTGGATAAAGTGGAGAATGTACGGATCATTGGGCGTGGCATTTTGGACCATCCTGTTCGTGGTATCGAAATCACTGATTCTAAAAATATAGTGATAGATGGCATAACAGTGGTCAATCCTGATCATTATACCGTATTTGGCGGAGGTGCTGAGGGGGTGACAATCAAGAACCTGAAATCATTCAGTTGTAAAGGTTGGAGCGATGGCATCGACATGATGTGCTGTCACGATGTATTGATAGACAATGTGTTTATGCGTAATAGTGATGACTGCATTGCTTTATATAATCATCGTTGGAACTGGTGGGGCGGTTCGGACAATATCACTGTACAGAATTCCATTCTTTGGGCGGATATTGCTCATCCTATCAATGTAGGTGGTCATGGTGATCCGAATTCTCCGACAGGAGAGATTATTGAGAATCTGGTTTTCCGCAATATTGATATTTTGGAACATGATGAAGATGATGTGCCTTATCAGGGATGTATGGCTATAGATGCAGGCGACAGGAACAGGGTGAAAAATATATTGTTTGAGGATATTCGTGTGGAAAGTATTCAAGAGGGGAGGCTGTTTCATATCAATGTCCGTTTTAACGGGAAGTATGACAAACAACCCGGACAAAGCATTGATGGAGTGATTTTCCGTAATATTACTTATAACGGGGTGGGAGAGAACCCGTCACTGATAAAAGGATTGGACAAAGACCGGATGGTACGGGATGTGACTTTTGAGAACGTTGTGGTTAATGGGAAGAAAATGAAAGATTTAAGTGGTTTTATAACCAATGAATATATTGAAAGAATTGAAGTCAAATAG
- a CDS encoding glycoside hydrolase family 28 protein, with amino-acid sequence MKKKLMTCLYLCLSVIHVFAQTKEHGRTGEFNILDFGATRDTMMVHTKAINEAIESCYRQGGGRVVIPPGKFKTGTIFLKDNVELHLDNGACLYASEDYADFPIQPRAVYRSLKDAGGWSALIYAVGARNIAVTGKGVIDGRGKGRKGRVGGVPGDADGRPRNILFISCKGVRISGISMRNSALWNQHYLDCEDVIVEHIHVFNHCNGNNDGIDIDGCRRFILSDSVIDSDDDGIVLKSTGLAPCEDVVINNCIVSSFANAIKCGTESTGGYKNIVISNCIVKPSCNKGDRIIKSTPSGITAISLEVVDGGIMDGVSIDNIVIEGTECPLYVRLANRGRKYIDEAPVPPIGKMRNIQISNVTAYDTGNFCSSITGIPGGEIENIYLSNVRFLNKGGLVAGNCRTANDMQGKRHDTAGNVFRNQYWSSHREVKEDEKGYPQPTVWGNLPSYGLFIRNVRSIAVDNATFQSEKPDPRIPVIAVNVGNLSLDRIQVNDISSAGVLLDNVRTADVDRRLRKSGK; translated from the coding sequence ATGAAAAAGAAGCTGATGACTTGTCTTTATCTATGTCTTTCTGTCATCCATGTTTTTGCTCAAACGAAGGAGCACGGGAGGACGGGAGAATTTAATATTCTGGATTTCGGAGCCACCCGTGATACTATGATGGTGCATACGAAAGCTATCAATGAAGCGATTGAAAGCTGTTACAGGCAGGGTGGCGGAAGAGTGGTTATTCCTCCGGGTAAATTTAAGACAGGTACTATTTTTCTGAAAGATAATGTAGAACTTCATTTGGATAACGGTGCCTGCCTTTATGCCAGTGAGGATTATGCTGATTTTCCTATTCAGCCGAGAGCAGTTTACCGCTCTTTGAAAGATGCAGGCGGATGGTCGGCGTTGATTTATGCGGTGGGGGCTAGGAATATAGCCGTTACAGGCAAAGGTGTAATTGATGGGAGAGGAAAGGGCAGAAAAGGGCGTGTGGGCGGAGTACCGGGTGATGCCGACGGCAGGCCGCGCAATATCCTTTTTATTTCATGTAAAGGGGTACGTATCTCAGGTATCAGTATGAGGAATTCAGCCTTGTGGAATCAACATTATCTGGATTGTGAAGATGTTATTGTAGAGCATATCCATGTTTTCAACCATTGTAATGGTAATAATGACGGTATAGATATTGACGGTTGTCGCAGGTTTATCTTGTCTGATAGTGTCATCGATTCGGACGATGACGGAATCGTGTTGAAAAGTACGGGGCTGGCTCCTTGTGAAGATGTCGTTATTAATAATTGTATTGTCAGCAGCTTTGCCAATGCTATAAAATGTGGCACCGAATCGACCGGAGGATATAAGAATATTGTCATTTCTAATTGTATTGTTAAACCGAGTTGCAATAAAGGGGACCGCATTATAAAATCTACTCCAAGCGGTATTACGGCTATTTCTTTGGAGGTGGTGGATGGTGGAATAATGGATGGCGTGTCTATTGACAATATCGTAATTGAGGGTACGGAATGTCCTTTGTATGTCCGTTTGGCGAATAGAGGCCGGAAATATATAGATGAGGCTCCGGTTCCTCCAATAGGAAAAATGAGAAATATACAGATTAGTAATGTAACCGCTTATGATACCGGTAATTTTTGTTCTTCCATAACGGGGATTCCCGGTGGTGAGATAGAGAATATTTATTTGAGCAATGTTCGCTTTCTAAATAAAGGCGGGCTTGTAGCAGGAAATTGCCGTACGGCGAATGATATGCAAGGGAAACGGCATGATACTGCCGGAAATGTATTTCGGAACCAATATTGGTCTTCCCATCGGGAGGTGAAAGAGGATGAGAAAGGTTATCCGCAACCTACTGTATGGGGGAATCTGCCGAGTTATGGACTGTTTATCAGAAATGTGAGAAGTATAGCTGTGGACAATGCCACCTTTCAATCGGAAAAGCCTGATCCCAGGATACCGGTAATTGCCGTTAATGTAGGGAACTTGTCGCTTGACCGGATACAAGTCAACGACATTTCTTCCGCCGGTGTACTTTTGGATAATGTCAGGACGGCGGATGTAGACAGACGGTTGAGGAAAAGCGGAAAGTGA
- a CDS encoding glycoside hydrolase family protein — protein sequence MKKLFFLMAASFLFAPVHAQITERERPAEWQHLVKGARFMDRFLPMPDGIQAKGIWGTDSVLNRYVDNGIELPGVSFWGGNILQDTEGKYHLFVCGWPENSPKGHMFWSNSTVFHAVSDRLTGPFKIRNSIGKGHNPEAFRLSDGRIVVYVIDGYYIADRVDDKVWTYGKFSFDPRDRKIIEGLSNLTFARRQDGSYLMVCRGGGVWISKDGLSPYKQLTDKRVYPDVEGRFEDPVVWRDDLQYHLIVNDWLGRIAFYQRSKDGVHWVTEQGEAYMPGVSFHKDGTVERWFKYERPKVFQDEKGRAVQMNFAVIDTIKWNDLPNDKHSSKNISVPLNKGMLLSVLNEKEITPSTRTIEVKIAAEEGFHPQTDVDVKSLRFGSFTEVNFGRGCKPVKTKVSGEDLIVVFNAEGSGITSGEFAPKMIGKHRNGNMLYGYARLPYVNYRPALLSARRPVFDKEKGELKVEIQNFGLSASEPAEVEVICGGHSLGRMTLKTLQPYEVEYLAFSPDAALADDKSSYEVVFFYEGKEVERNRFGKD from the coding sequence ATGAAAAAGCTCTTCTTTTTAATGGCTGCGAGTTTTTTGTTTGCTCCTGTACATGCACAGATAACCGAGCGTGAACGTCCTGCCGAATGGCAACATCTGGTAAAGGGTGCACGTTTTATGGACCGTTTCCTTCCGATGCCCGACGGTATCCAGGCCAAGGGGATATGGGGAACTGACAGTGTGCTGAACCGTTATGTGGATAATGGCATTGAGCTTCCCGGAGTTTCTTTCTGGGGAGGAAATATATTGCAGGATACGGAAGGCAAATATCATCTGTTTGTGTGTGGCTGGCCCGAGAACTCTCCGAAAGGTCACATGTTCTGGTCAAACTCTACCGTTTTTCATGCGGTAAGTGACCGGCTCACGGGACCTTTTAAAATACGGAATTCCATTGGAAAAGGACATAATCCGGAAGCGTTCCGTCTGTCGGACGGCCGTATCGTGGTCTATGTTATTGATGGTTATTATATAGCGGACAGGGTGGATGACAAGGTTTGGACGTATGGAAAGTTCAGTTTTGACCCGCGTGACCGTAAAATCATAGAAGGCCTCTCCAATCTGACTTTTGCCCGTCGTCAGGATGGCTCTTATCTGATGGTATGCCGCGGTGGAGGTGTCTGGATCAGCAAAGACGGACTTTCACCCTATAAGCAGTTGACGGACAAACGGGTTTACCCGGACGTGGAGGGCCGGTTTGAAGATCCGGTGGTATGGAGGGATGATTTGCAATATCACTTGATCGTAAATGACTGGTTGGGCAGGATTGCTTTCTACCAGCGTTCCAAGGATGGAGTACATTGGGTGACGGAACAGGGAGAAGCATACATGCCGGGCGTATCATTCCATAAAGACGGAACGGTGGAGCGTTGGTTTAAATATGAGCGTCCTAAGGTTTTCCAGGACGAGAAGGGGCGTGCCGTCCAAATGAATTTTGCCGTGATTGATACGATAAAATGGAACGACCTTCCTAATGACAAACATAGTTCCAAGAACATAAGCGTTCCCTTGAATAAAGGGATGCTATTGTCCGTTTTGAATGAAAAGGAGATCACTCCGTCTACCCGTACCATTGAAGTGAAGATTGCCGCCGAAGAGGGGTTCCATCCGCAAACGGATGTGGATGTAAAGTCGTTGCGGTTCGGTTCGTTTACAGAAGTGAACTTCGGGCGTGGTTGCAAACCGGTGAAGACCAAGGTTTCGGGGGAAGACTTGATTGTGGTTTTTAATGCCGAAGGAAGTGGAATTACCTCTGGTGAGTTTGCTCCCAAAATGATAGGAAAACACAGGAATGGGAACATGCTTTACGGTTATGCCCGCCTGCCTTATGTGAATTACCGGCCGGCTTTGCTTTCTGCCCGTCGTCCTGTGTTTGATAAGGAAAAAGGGGAATTGAAAGTGGAGATACAAAACTTTGGATTGTCTGCATCGGAACCGGCGGAAGTGGAGGTGATATGTGGCGGCCATAGCTTGGGGCGGATGACTCTAAAGACATTGCAGCCTTATGAAGTAGAGTATCTGGCCTTCTCTCCGGATGCAGCCTTGGCGGATGACAAATCATCTTATGAAGTCGTATTTTTTTATGAAGGAAAAGAGGTGGAACGGAACAGATTCGGAAAAGACTGA
- a CDS encoding RNA polymerase sigma-70 factor → MTISIDNIILQLQQDNEYAFKQLYEQYYSRVVVFIVGMIKKEDIANDLAQDVFVDLWLGRKRLNLSQNLQNYIFVASRNAAINYLKKELAHVHEQIETVQEKIYADSNVEDSIFAREINLLIEMVVSEMPKQRQLIYRMSREEGLSNNEIANMLGISKRSVENQLSLALKEIKQSILTYIIFLLYTL, encoded by the coding sequence ATGACTATATCAATAGATAATATAATACTTCAACTCCAGCAAGATAATGAGTACGCATTTAAACAACTCTATGAACAATATTATTCAAGAGTTGTAGTTTTTATTGTTGGAATGATAAAAAAAGAAGATATAGCCAATGATTTGGCACAGGATGTGTTTGTTGATTTATGGCTTGGCAGAAAGAGGTTAAATTTATCCCAAAATCTCCAGAATTATATTTTCGTTGCATCCCGTAATGCAGCCATTAACTATTTGAAGAAAGAATTGGCTCATGTGCATGAACAAATTGAAACTGTGCAGGAAAAAATATACGCAGACTCAAATGTTGAAGATTCAATATTTGCCAGAGAAATTAATTTGTTAATTGAAATGGTTGTTTCAGAAATGCCAAAACAACGGCAGCTTATTTATCGGATGAGCCGAGAAGAAGGTCTAAGCAATAATGAAATTGCCAATATGCTGGGAATATCAAAAAGAAGTGTTGAAAATCAATTAAGTTTAGCTTTGAAGGAAATCAAGCAATCTATATTGACTTATATTATTTTTCTGCTTTATACGTTATAA